In the Halorubrum ruber genome, CGCGCGCCGAAGCGTCGCGTGTTCCCAGTAGCCGCCGACCGCCCGCGCGTCCGGCGGGCCGCCCGACGACTCGTCCTCCTCACCTGCCCCGGACGAGTTGGGTCGGTCGCCCGCGTGCCACCCGGTCGGGTTCCCGAGCGGCGGGGCGACGCCCGGGTCGCGGGTGTGGTCGTCCATGTCCGGGCCGTTCACGCGGGAGCGACCTAACCGTTTCGCGGGGGGTGGAGGATGAACCGGCTCGGGACCGGATCGAACCCTTCTTTCCCCCGGTCGCGCTCGGGGCGAACGAATGGACGCCGGACTCCTCTTCGCGCTCGCCGCCGCCGTCGTCTGGGGACGTACCTCTTCGTCCTGAAGCGCGCCTTCTCGGAGTATCCCCCCGCCGCGCTGACGGTGGCGATAAACGCCGCGGCGCTCGGGTGGTTCCTCGCTGCGACCGGGCTCACGGTCGGCTTCGGCGACGCCGCGGCCGGGCTGTCCGGGCTCGTCGTCCCGCGGCGGTTCGCGGTCGTCGCCGTCACGAGCCTCGCGACGGCCGCGGCGTTCGTCCTCTTTCTGCGCGCCATCGAGAACGGTGTCGTACGTCGCGCCGATCAACAAGGTCGTCCCGATGTTCGTCCTCCCGCTGGAGGTCGGGCTGCTCGGGCAGGTGCTGGCGCCGATCCAGGTCGCCGGCGTCGTCGTCACCACGCTCGCGGTGTACGTCGCGAACTACGAGCCGGGCAGCTTCTTCGCGCCGCTCGCGCGGGCCGCCCGCTCGCGTCCCGCGCAGCTGGCGCTCGCGAGCGCGGCCTGCTACGCGGTCGCGGACGTGGGCAAGCGGGTGGCGCTCCAGGAGCTCGCGATTCCCGGCACGCTCTGGGTGCCGCTGCTGCTCGTCGGCGTCGCGGTCGTGCTGCTCCCCGCGGCGATCCGGAACCCGATCGAGGCGAGCCGCGACGACGTTCCGAAGTTCCTCGCGGCCGGCGCGCTCGTCGCGCTGGGCGAGCACCTGACGACGGTCGCGTTCGCGGCGCTGCCCGCGAGCGTCGCCTCCCCGGTGATCAACACGCAGGCGATCGTCGCGGTCGTCCTCGGAGGCGTGCTGCTCGGCGAGCGCCACTTCCGGCTCCGGCTCGTCGCGGCCGTCCTCGCGGTGGTCGGCGTCGCGATGATCGCGGGCTGAGGCGGCGCGCGGGACGGACGGCGCGCGGGAGGAGCCGCCGCCCACCTCGACCGTCACGCCTGCCGCTACCCGAGAGACACTTGCCCGTTCGGCCCGTATCGATCGTATGAACTCCTCGCCGGAGTCGAGCCCGATTGACCACGCCGAGTCGATCGTGAACGCGCTCGGCGACGGCGCGTACGTCCTCGGCGCCGACCGGACTCGCGTGTTCGTCAACGACCGGCTCCGCGAGGTGACCGGGTTCGATGAGGACGTCCTCCACGACGAACACCCGGAACGGCTCGTCGAGGAGGGGTACTGGTCCGAGGAGACCGGCGAGCGCTACCGGGCGGCCGTTGAGCGCGTCCTCGCGGGCGAGACGGACGACGAGCGCGTCCAGCTCACGACGACGCTCGCGGACGGCGGCGAGGTGACCACCGAGACCCGGCTGACGCCGATCGAGCGCGACGGCTCGGTCGTCGGCGCGGTCGGAGTGATCCGCGACGTCACGGACCGCGTCGAGCGCGAACGAGAGTTAGAGCGGCTCAACGAGCGGCTCGAACGGCTCGCCGGCTTCCTCTCGCACGACCTCCGGAACCCCCTGTCGGTCGCCCGCGGCTACGTCGAGCTCGCCCGCGAGACGGGCGACACCGAGCGGCTGGCGGCCGCCGAGGAGGCGCTCGACCGGATCGAGTCGATGATCGACGAGGCGCTGGTGATGGCCCGCGACCCGAACGAGGTGGAGACCGCGGACGCCGCGGTCGACCTCGGAGACCTCGCCGCCGACTGCTTGGAGTCGGGCGACGTCGGCGATTGCCCGGCCGACGCCGAGCTCGTCGTCGAGGACCCCGGGCCGGTGGCCGGCGACCCGACCCTGCTCCGGCGCGCCGTCAGCAACCTCATCGGCAACGCCTTCGACCACGGCGGCGACGAGCCTACGGTCCGGGTCGGCGTCGACGACCGAGGGGTGTACGTGGCCGACGACGGACCGGGGCTTCCGGACGACGAGCAGGCGCGCGCGGAACTGACCGACTTCGGCGTCTCGCCGGAGGGGGGCACAGGCATCGGACTCGCCATCGTCGAGCGCGTCGCGGCCGCGCACGGCTGGACGCTCGAGATCGGCGAGTCGGCCGAGGGCGGGTTCCGCGCGACGCTGGCCGGTGCGAAATCGACGAAATAAAGGGGGGGCCGAGCCAACGCCAGTCCGCGTGCGAGGGTAGCCAAGCCCGGAAACGGCGGCGGATTCAAGCTCCGCTCCTGTAGAGGTCCGTGGGTTCAAATCCCTCCCCTCGCATGAGCGCGTCCACAACGCGCGAATGCATCAGGGGAGAGGATTTGAATCAGGGAGCGCCTCTGGCGCGACCGTGGTTCAAATCCCTCCCCTCGCATCGCCGGGGTCCACCCCCCGTGATGCGGAAGACGCTCTCGGAGCGCTCTTCCCTCGCAAAACTTCACTCGACTCACGCAGAGCCCCCGGTATCGCCAAGCCCGGAAACGGCGGCGGATTCAAGCTCCGCTCCTGTAGAGGTCTCGTGAGCGAGCGACGCGAGCGAACGAGAGCACGCGAGTCGCAGCCGGCGAGCGAAGCGAGCCGGACCGTCTCGCGGTGGTCCGTGGGTTCAAATCCCTCTCCTCGCATGAACGCGCCCACAGCGCGCGAATACATCAGGGGGGAGGATTTGAATC is a window encoding:
- a CDS encoding PAS domain-containing sensor histidine kinase, giving the protein MNSSPESSPIDHAESIVNALGDGAYVLGADRTRVFVNDRLREVTGFDEDVLHDEHPERLVEEGYWSEETGERYRAAVERVLAGETDDERVQLTTTLADGGEVTTETRLTPIERDGSVVGAVGVIRDVTDRVERERELERLNERLERLAGFLSHDLRNPLSVARGYVELARETGDTERLAAAEEALDRIESMIDEALVMARDPNEVETADAAVDLGDLAADCLESGDVGDCPADAELVVEDPGPVAGDPTLLRRAVSNLIGNAFDHGGDEPTVRVGVDDRGVYVADDGPGLPDDEQARAELTDFGVSPEGGTGIGLAIVERVAAAHGWTLEIGESAEGGFRATLAGAKSTK